In the Methylophilus sp. 5 genome, one interval contains:
- a CDS encoding flagellar hook-length control protein FliK, with protein MAFLNSATLLNMGAEAVKTATANQVSQESQANGSDEFAQALRKQMQQSSKPVMPVANKTMADKAEAPKPAPTAEQSQPAPVKPNSNTPKSEETTQKIAADNNDEHTSPEAAATTEDTAAATAPTNVTDPAAVVETAQERKKRLLADIAANDQLPTGISPWMQTMIAMRPAAAQTDSQPKLEVATDAAAVEGEPLPGIDVNALPLNTEVADKSTAAQTPVGPGVTTDQDDQAADFKQLLAGNPANTGKEAPGLPETLVNAKLMAEATGQTGRSAQGFNDMRSADAQADSVNTIQPAAQALPNSPWLNAAGVAQSSNVVTSQIAAPFGNERWQTAMNQHVMKMVGSGDDVASLTLSPPDLGPIQVVLKVDNQSVNTSFITDNPLVRQALEDGMQDLRDRMQSQGLQLGQTFVGDGQQAQQHFEQQTSRQGGQSSGTAADTESLVAPQAAKTTVARGLVDTFV; from the coding sequence ATGGCGTTTTTGAATTCCGCAACTTTACTGAATATGGGTGCAGAGGCTGTGAAAACAGCCACGGCCAATCAGGTTTCGCAAGAGTCTCAGGCCAATGGCTCTGATGAATTCGCGCAGGCGTTGCGCAAGCAAATGCAACAAAGCAGCAAGCCCGTCATGCCAGTAGCCAATAAAACAATGGCTGACAAGGCCGAGGCGCCAAAACCAGCCCCAACCGCAGAGCAATCGCAGCCAGCACCGGTTAAACCCAACAGCAATACACCCAAGTCTGAAGAGACGACGCAAAAAATAGCTGCAGATAACAACGATGAACACACATCGCCAGAAGCCGCCGCGACCACTGAAGACACTGCCGCCGCTACCGCACCAACCAATGTGACAGATCCTGCTGCAGTGGTTGAAACAGCGCAAGAACGTAAAAAACGCCTATTGGCAGACATTGCTGCCAATGATCAATTGCCAACAGGGATTTCACCGTGGATGCAAACCATGATTGCTATGCGTCCTGCTGCGGCACAAACCGATAGTCAACCCAAGCTTGAGGTTGCCACCGATGCCGCTGCTGTAGAGGGCGAGCCATTGCCGGGCATTGATGTAAATGCTTTACCGCTGAACACGGAGGTAGCCGATAAATCCACTGCGGCGCAGACCCCGGTCGGGCCTGGTGTGACCACAGATCAAGATGATCAGGCGGCTGATTTTAAACAGTTGCTCGCGGGTAATCCGGCCAATACTGGCAAAGAGGCGCCCGGGCTGCCTGAAACATTAGTCAATGCCAAGTTGATGGCAGAGGCGACCGGGCAAACTGGTCGCTCCGCGCAGGGATTCAATGACATGCGTAGTGCTGATGCGCAAGCTGACAGCGTGAATACGATACAGCCAGCCGCGCAAGCGTTGCCTAATAGTCCCTGGCTGAATGCGGCCGGCGTGGCGCAGAGTAGCAATGTGGTGACGTCGCAAATTGCGGCGCCCTTTGGCAATGAACGCTGGCAAACTGCAATGAATCAGCATGTGATGAAAATGGTAGGCAGTGGCGACGATGTGGCCAGCCTGACCTTGTCACCACCAGACCTGGGACCGATTCAGGTCGTGCTGAAAGTGGATAACCAGTCGGTGAACACCAGTTTTATTACGGATAATCCGCTGGTGCGCCAGGCATTAGAGGATGGCATGCAGGACCTGCGTGACCGCATGCAATCACAAGGCTTACAACTGGGCCAAACCTTTGTCGGCGATGGCCAGCAGGCGCAGCAGCATTTTGAGCAGCAAACTTCGCGTCAAGGCGGCCAATCATCCGGCACCGCCGCTGACACAGAGTCTTTAGTCGCGCCACAAGCAGCTAAAACCACTGTGGCACGTGGCCTGGTCGATACTTTTGTTTAA
- the fliJ gene encoding flagellar export protein FliJ, whose translation MAKQSTQTLTLLIQLATDEVELAMQVLAQAMQQLDQAQQQRTMLEQYQQEYEQQWQLASQKGLKADLYRNFQGFFSQLELAVRSQNAQIEQCQANVLQQRQLLQEKQRKQKSFEVLMTRAATMQVKAEGKRDQKLMDEFASRAKRTRL comes from the coding sequence ATGGCCAAACAGTCGACACAAACGCTGACCCTGCTGATTCAACTGGCGACTGACGAAGTCGAGCTGGCGATGCAGGTGTTGGCGCAAGCCATGCAGCAGCTTGATCAAGCCCAGCAGCAGCGCACCATGCTAGAGCAATATCAGCAGGAATATGAGCAGCAGTGGCAACTGGCCTCACAAAAAGGGCTCAAAGCCGATTTATACCGTAATTTTCAGGGCTTTTTCTCGCAATTGGAATTGGCGGTGCGCAGTCAAAATGCTCAAATCGAACAATGTCAGGCGAATGTGCTGCAACAACGACAGCTATTGCAGGAAAAACAGCGCAAACAAAAGTCTTTTGAAGTGCTGATGACACGGGCGGCCACTATGCAGGTAAAAGCAGAAGGCAAGCGTGATCAGAAATTAATGGATGAGTTTGCAAGCCGTGCCAAGCGCACGCGTCTGTAA
- the fliI gene encoding flagellar protein export ATPase FliI: protein MTEPNAAPAASQELLADSLTDAAPTAETPTIEQVVAIDQVDAATSDEQAPTPNVHNQRWQSYLKDCRELIHLVEPLEVAGRIVKVTGLIMVATGIKMPIGGACFIPLQDGGRVEAEVVGFDGENLLLMPQSAVDGVVPGAKVFSMEITETLPKPQFGRPPRRRAQDRARHFPVGDGLLGRVVDAAGNPLDNLGPISTEVMAPLSGRVINPLMRAPIEDTLDVGVRAINAMLTVGRGQRLGLFAGSGVGKSVLLGMMARYTTADVIVVGLIGERGREVQEFIEQILGPEGLARAVVVAAPADVSALMRLQGANYATAIAERFRQQGKNVLLIMDSLTRYAMAQREIALAIGEPPATKGYPPSVFAKLPALVERTGNGARGEGSITAFYTVLTEGDDQQDPIADSARAILDGHIVLNRTLAESGHYPAIDIEQSISRAMHNITSKEHQQAARLLKQLYSRYLRNQDLIAVGAYQPGSDPMLDIAIKKRDQINAFLQQDVDESAYMQACLQQLADTIA from the coding sequence ATGACAGAACCCAATGCCGCACCCGCCGCCAGCCAGGAATTGCTGGCTGATTCACTCACGGATGCCGCGCCGACGGCAGAGACCCCAACGATAGAACAAGTAGTCGCAATAGATCAGGTAGATGCCGCCACCAGTGACGAACAAGCGCCTACACCTAATGTGCACAATCAACGCTGGCAAAGTTACCTCAAAGATTGCCGCGAACTGATTCATTTGGTCGAGCCGTTAGAGGTTGCCGGTCGTATAGTGAAAGTCACAGGCCTGATCATGGTCGCCACTGGCATTAAAATGCCAATTGGCGGTGCCTGTTTTATTCCGCTGCAAGATGGCGGGCGCGTTGAGGCCGAAGTGGTCGGTTTTGATGGCGAAAATTTGTTATTAATGCCGCAGTCAGCGGTAGATGGTGTGGTGCCTGGCGCCAAAGTCTTCAGTATGGAGATCACCGAAACTTTACCCAAGCCACAATTTGGTCGTCCACCACGTCGCCGTGCGCAGGACCGTGCGCGCCATTTTCCGGTAGGAGATGGCTTGCTCGGCCGTGTGGTCGATGCCGCAGGTAATCCACTGGATAATTTGGGCCCGATTTCAACCGAAGTGATGGCGCCACTAAGTGGGCGCGTGATTAATCCGCTGATGCGCGCCCCGATTGAAGACACGCTGGATGTAGGCGTGCGCGCAATTAACGCCATGCTTACCGTTGGTCGTGGTCAGCGCCTGGGCTTGTTTGCCGGCTCTGGTGTGGGTAAAAGTGTATTGCTGGGCATGATGGCGCGCTATACCACCGCTGATGTGATTGTGGTCGGCCTGATTGGTGAGCGTGGCCGCGAAGTACAAGAGTTTATTGAGCAGATTTTAGGGCCTGAAGGCCTGGCGCGTGCGGTGGTAGTGGCTGCACCGGCTGACGTGTCGGCACTCATGCGTTTACAAGGTGCCAATTATGCCACCGCGATTGCCGAGCGTTTTCGCCAGCAAGGTAAAAACGTACTGCTGATTATGGACTCGCTGACCCGTTATGCCATGGCGCAACGTGAAATTGCGCTGGCGATTGGCGAGCCGCCAGCCACCAAAGGCTATCCGCCTTCAGTGTTTGCCAAATTGCCTGCCTTGGTTGAGCGCACCGGTAACGGTGCCAGAGGCGAGGGCTCTATTACCGCTTTTTATACCGTACTGACTGAAGGCGACGATCAACAAGACCCGATTGCCGACTCTGCACGCGCGATTCTCGATGGCCATATTGTGCTTAATCGTACCTTGGCCGAGAGTGGACATTATCCTGCGATTGATATTGAACAGTCGATCAGCCGTGCCATGCACAATATCACCAGCAAAGAGCACCAGCAGGCGGCGCGCTTACTCAAACAATTGTATTCACGTTATTTGCGTAACCAGGATTTGATCGCTGTGGGCGCGTATCAGCCGGGCTCTGACCCCATGCTGGATATTGCGATTAAAAAGCGTGACCAGATCAATGCATTTTTGCAGCAAGACGTGGACGAAAGCGCCTATATGCAAGCCTGTTTGCAGCAATTAGCGGACACCATCGCTTAA
- a CDS encoding flagellar assembly protein FliH, which produces MVASAIPKEQMSAYQRWEMASFDDSISSERVKREREQAEENARTVSQILKQVRQEAYEEGFKTGYGDGMTHAQSQIDVERQQLSQMATSFQQALAMQDVNVAESVLSLALDLAKAMMKTKLQIDPQAVIPVVMDAMHYLPQVKQPARLIVHHEDAKVLRAHLGEQLKEQGWQLVEDSQVERGGCLVETAENQIDASNEMRWKRLVQGLSRVDGWHQPAATGE; this is translated from the coding sequence ATGGTAGCGTCTGCAATTCCTAAAGAACAAATGAGCGCCTATCAACGTTGGGAGATGGCCAGCTTTGATGACTCCATCTCTAGTGAGCGTGTGAAACGTGAGCGCGAGCAGGCCGAAGAAAATGCACGCACGGTGAGCCAGATTCTCAAGCAGGTCAGGCAAGAAGCCTATGAAGAAGGGTTTAAAACCGGCTATGGTGATGGCATGACCCATGCACAATCGCAAATAGACGTGGAGCGTCAACAGTTATCGCAAATGGCTACCAGCTTTCAACAGGCCTTGGCCATGCAGGATGTGAACGTTGCCGAGTCTGTATTGAGCCTGGCGCTGGACCTGGCCAAAGCCATGATGAAAACCAAGCTGCAGATAGACCCGCAAGCGGTGATTCCTGTGGTGATGGATGCCATGCATTACCTGCCACAAGTAAAACAGCCTGCCAGATTGATTGTGCATCACGAAGATGCCAAAGTGCTGCGCGCTCATCTTGGAGAGCAATTGAAAGAGCAGGGCTGGCAGCTGGTTGAAGATAGCCAGGTTGAGCGTGGTGGCTGTCTGGTAGAAACTGCAGAAAACCAGATTGATGCCAGTAACGAAATGCGCTGGAAACGTCTGGTACAAGGGTTGTCACGCGTGGATGGCTGGCACCAGCCTGCGGCCACTGGCGAATAA
- the fliG gene encoding flagellar motor switch protein FliG, producing the protein MSDQGLTRSAILMLALGEDEAAEVMKHLTPKEVQRLGIVMASMKPVPREEVEQVLEKFMLDFASSSDFGLDSDSYIRSVLIKAFGDDKASSLLNRIPQSQDAAGIESLKWMDAFSVADFIKNEHPQIIATILSHLEPEQSAEVLGHFTERLRQDVILRIATLDSIKPTALKELNEGMLKMLAGNDNLKRQAIGGVKTAAEIMNFISGEHEAKLMDGLKSYDDGMAQQIMDQMFVFDNINEIDDRGIQVLLREVQSDMLIVALKGTSDEMKEKFFRNMSSRAADMMREDLESRGPVKLSEVETQQKQILQIVRRLSDEGQIMLAGKGDSEQYV; encoded by the coding sequence ATGAGTGACCAGGGATTAACCAGAAGTGCAATTTTGATGCTGGCGCTCGGCGAAGACGAAGCGGCTGAAGTGATGAAGCATTTGACACCGAAAGAGGTGCAACGGTTGGGCATTGTGATGGCCTCGATGAAGCCGGTGCCACGTGAAGAAGTTGAACAGGTGCTGGAAAAGTTTATGCTCGACTTTGCCAGCAGCAGTGATTTTGGTCTCGATTCAGACAGCTATATCCGCTCGGTGCTGATTAAAGCATTTGGCGACGACAAAGCCTCCAGCTTGCTTAACCGTATTCCACAATCACAAGATGCGGCCGGGATTGAAAGCCTGAAGTGGATGGATGCCTTTAGTGTGGCAGACTTTATCAAGAACGAGCACCCACAGATTATTGCGACCATTTTGTCGCATCTGGAGCCGGAACAGTCGGCTGAAGTGTTAGGCCATTTTACTGAGCGTTTACGCCAGGACGTGATTTTGCGTATTGCCACGCTGGACAGTATTAAGCCAACCGCGCTCAAAGAGTTGAACGAAGGCATGCTGAAAATGCTGGCCGGTAACGACAACCTCAAACGCCAGGCCATTGGTGGCGTAAAAACAGCCGCCGAGATCATGAACTTCATTAGTGGCGAGCACGAAGCCAAACTGATGGATGGCCTCAAAAGCTACGATGATGGCATGGCGCAACAAATCATGGACCAGATGTTTGTGTTTGATAACATTAATGAGATTGATGACAGAGGCATACAAGTGCTGTTGCGCGAAGTGCAGTCTGACATGCTGATTGTGGCGCTCAAAGGCACGTCGGATGAAATGAAAGAAAAATTCTTCCGCAATATGTCGTCGCGTGCGGCTGACATGATGCGTGAAGATCTGGAAAGCCGTGGCCCGGTTAAATTGTCAGAAGTTGAAACCCAGCAAAAACAAATTTTGCAAATTGTGCGTCGCTTGTCAGATGAAGGCCAGATTATGCTGGCTGGTAAAGGTGACAGCGAGCAATATGTGTAG
- the fliF gene encoding flagellar basal-body MS-ring/collar protein FliF yields the protein MAADAALLTSTGEPNSAPNMFGQLGQKLLLVAGIAAIVAVMVVFWLWSQKPDYRVLFSNFADKDGGAIVAELDKLSVPYQFAEGGNAILVPADQVHQIRLKLAAQGLPKGGNIGFELLENQKFGVSQFVEQVNFQRGLEGELERSIQSISAVQAARIHLAIPKPSVFVREQQYPTASVLLNLHNGRRLDGQQVAAVVHLVASSVPNLSADHVTVVDQNGNLLSDNANKLKQNGLDPEQMAYVENMQSSIARRVESIITPIVGAKNVHAETSAEIDFSMTEQANESYKPNGKPDDMAIRSAQSHETQNSSGSNGAVPGALSNQPPGESTAPINAPGAQAPGENAAPVAAPAPPQNTQKDNTTNYELDKTVSYVQQAKGGIKRLHVAVVVNHIPVVDSTGKTTYRALSNAEKQQVSDLAMQAMGFNKERGDTISVVNTPFIAEAQEKLVEPPLWKDPQMIEYGKDALRFLAGVIVLMMVYKKLLKPLTRKLTGEDKKEEALAAAALTGPDGLPIAGAAGADGEDALVTLSGDATALPGSLDQTLQAAKQVAKDNPRMVANVVSSWTSAEK from the coding sequence ATGGCTGCTGACGCTGCCTTACTTACATCAACGGGTGAGCCCAACAGTGCACCGAATATGTTCGGTCAACTGGGGCAAAAACTACTATTGGTCGCAGGCATTGCGGCCATCGTAGCCGTGATGGTTGTGTTCTGGCTGTGGAGCCAAAAGCCAGATTACCGCGTGTTGTTTTCCAACTTTGCTGACAAAGATGGCGGCGCGATTGTGGCTGAGCTCGACAAGTTGAGTGTGCCTTATCAATTTGCTGAAGGCGGCAATGCCATTCTGGTGCCAGCCGATCAGGTGCATCAAATACGCTTGAAACTGGCCGCACAAGGTTTGCCAAAAGGTGGCAATATTGGCTTTGAATTACTCGAAAACCAAAAGTTTGGTGTTTCCCAGTTTGTAGAGCAAGTGAATTTTCAGCGTGGGCTGGAAGGTGAGCTTGAGCGTAGCATTCAATCTATTTCAGCCGTACAGGCTGCCCGTATTCATTTGGCCATTCCAAAACCAAGCGTGTTTGTACGCGAGCAGCAATATCCAACCGCTTCTGTGTTGTTAAACTTGCATAACGGTCGCCGCCTGGATGGCCAGCAAGTCGCTGCAGTTGTGCATCTGGTTGCCAGCAGCGTACCTAATTTGTCTGCCGACCATGTGACCGTGGTCGACCAGAACGGTAATTTGCTGTCTGATAATGCAAACAAGCTCAAGCAAAACGGCCTGGACCCAGAGCAAATGGCCTATGTGGAAAATATGCAGAGCAGCATTGCCCGCCGCGTAGAATCGATTATTACGCCTATCGTTGGTGCTAAAAATGTACACGCTGAAACCAGCGCAGAGATTGATTTCTCGATGACTGAGCAAGCCAACGAGTCTTACAAACCGAATGGCAAGCCTGATGATATGGCGATCCGTAGTGCGCAGAGCCATGAGACACAAAATAGCAGTGGCAGTAATGGTGCTGTGCCGGGTGCGTTGTCTAATCAGCCGCCAGGCGAGTCTACTGCACCGATTAATGCACCGGGCGCACAAGCACCAGGTGAAAACGCAGCGCCTGTTGCAGCACCGGCACCGCCACAAAACACACAAAAAGATAACACCACCAACTATGAGCTGGACAAAACAGTGAGCTACGTTCAGCAAGCCAAAGGCGGCATCAAGCGCTTGCACGTGGCTGTGGTCGTGAATCATATTCCGGTGGTCGACAGCACCGGCAAAACCACTTACCGTGCCTTGAGCAATGCCGAGAAGCAGCAAGTGAGTGATCTCGCCATGCAGGCCATGGGCTTTAACAAAGAGCGCGGCGATACGATTTCTGTGGTGAACACCCCATTTATTGCAGAAGCACAGGAAAAGCTGGTAGAGCCACCACTGTGGAAAGATCCGCAGATGATTGAGTATGGCAAAGATGCTTTACGCTTTTTGGCCGGGGTGATTGTGTTGATGATGGTTTATAAAAAACTGCTCAAACCATTGACCAGAAAACTTACTGGTGAAGACAAGAAAGAAGAAGCGCTGGCTGCTGCTGCCTTGACCGGACCTGATGGGTTGCCAATTGCAGGCGCGGCAGGTGCAGACGGTGAAGATGCCCTGGTGACCTTAAGTGGTGATGCCACAGCATTGCCTGGTAGCCTTGATCAGACCTTACAAGCGGCCAAGCAAGTGGCTAAAGATAATCCGCGCATGGTTGCCAATGTGGTATCCAGCTGGACCTCGGCGGAGAAATAG
- the fliE gene encoding flagellar hook-basal body complex protein FliE, which translates to MNAGGIDAQRISSMLAQLRAAAQKPEGLGSAAIANPVQKTNAAAPTSQVSFSDALKASLDQVNNMQLQSEKLGQDFAMGNDNVSLSDVMISGQKANIAFQATVQVRNKLVTAYQDMMNMQV; encoded by the coding sequence ATGAACGCAGGCGGTATTGATGCACAACGTATCTCGTCCATGCTGGCACAATTGCGTGCAGCCGCCCAAAAGCCTGAAGGGTTAGGCAGTGCGGCCATCGCAAATCCTGTGCAGAAAACCAATGCAGCAGCGCCGACCAGCCAGGTCAGCTTTAGTGATGCATTGAAAGCCTCACTGGATCAGGTCAACAATATGCAACTGCAATCCGAAAAGCTGGGGCAAGACTTCGCCATGGGCAATGATAATGTCAGCCTGTCTGATGTGATGATTTCCGGCCAAAAAGCCAACATCGCCTTTCAGGCAACGGTGCAAGTACGCAATAAGTTGGTCACGGCTTATCAGGACATGATGAACATGCAAGTGTAA
- a CDS encoding EscU/YscU/HrcU family type III secretion system export apparatus switch protein produces the protein MQQDKAYTQSAVALAYEAGDLAPRVVAKGNGLLAERIIALAKEHEVYVHESQALLSLLMQVELDAHIPPQLYQAIAEILAWLYQLEQGETREAPAV, from the coding sequence ATGCAGCAGGATAAGGCTTATACCCAGTCTGCCGTCGCACTGGCTTACGAAGCTGGAGATCTGGCGCCACGCGTGGTGGCCAAAGGCAATGGTTTGCTGGCTGAGCGCATTATTGCGCTGGCAAAAGAACACGAAGTCTATGTGCATGAATCGCAGGCATTATTAAGCCTGTTGATGCAGGTAGAGCTGGATGCCCATATTCCGCCGCAGTTATATCAGGCAATTGCCGAAATATTGGCGTGGTTATATCAATTGGAGCAGGGCGAAACGCGCGAAGCGCCTGCCGTTTAG
- a CDS encoding flagellar hook-length control protein FliK, protein MLPIPQVLSPRLIASETESLRAVSSIMPVEGTQSEAPLWERMRPGMQFTGLILQKESGAAKASELAQFKVQIQLPNQPPATVQMQLPAYLAQQQTLHMQFMGLAQQGTGKDQLPQVKWGLQPGNGQTSANSMHLADAALLTDMSHADHDEHLQTMAKTAAGQASLVELSPPAKHLQRWLSSSEFQQQTTALQAQTVVSHSPQKPQVLAQDLKHALDSSGLFYEAHLKEATLGSRPWHQLLQEPQNKPAFMPPEMVAQQLQVLEQQRVVWHGEVWPGQTMQWQVNEQENSAHSADEPVLNSLQSDLTLQLPRLGEVSVKITMVNGRFSVRVAPGDASALKEMQSGRSQLAMSLQSVGLKLESLQISRDDTAQDRPHYAAG, encoded by the coding sequence ATGTTACCGATCCCGCAAGTTCTCTCACCACGTTTAATCGCCAGTGAAACAGAGAGCTTGCGTGCGGTCTCGTCTATCATGCCAGTCGAAGGCACGCAGTCAGAAGCACCGTTGTGGGAGCGTATGCGCCCCGGCATGCAGTTTACTGGCCTGATTCTGCAAAAAGAGTCAGGGGCTGCTAAAGCCTCAGAACTGGCACAATTCAAAGTTCAAATTCAACTCCCCAATCAGCCGCCTGCCACTGTGCAAATGCAGCTGCCTGCTTATCTGGCACAACAACAAACCCTGCATATGCAGTTTATGGGCCTTGCCCAGCAGGGCACAGGCAAAGATCAGCTGCCGCAGGTGAAATGGGGGCTACAGCCGGGTAATGGCCAAACGAGTGCCAACAGCATGCATTTGGCCGATGCCGCCTTATTAACCGATATGTCGCACGCTGACCATGACGAGCATTTGCAAACCATGGCAAAAACAGCTGCCGGGCAAGCCAGCCTGGTTGAGCTCAGTCCGCCGGCCAAGCATTTGCAGCGCTGGCTAAGTTCTTCTGAGTTTCAACAGCAAACCACTGCCTTGCAAGCGCAAACGGTGGTCAGCCATAGTCCGCAAAAGCCACAAGTGCTGGCGCAAGACCTCAAGCATGCCTTAGACAGCTCTGGCCTGTTTTACGAGGCACACCTTAAAGAAGCGACGTTAGGTAGCCGGCCCTGGCATCAATTATTGCAGGAGCCGCAAAATAAACCCGCTTTTATGCCGCCTGAAATGGTGGCACAGCAGTTGCAGGTATTGGAGCAGCAGCGTGTGGTGTGGCATGGCGAGGTCTGGCCAGGGCAAACAATGCAGTGGCAGGTCAATGAGCAGGAAAATTCGGCGCACTCAGCAGATGAGCCTGTTTTAAACAGCTTGCAGAGCGACTTGACCTTGCAGTTGCCACGATTGGGCGAGGTCTCGGTCAAAATTACCATGGTGAATGGTCGCTTTAGCGTACGCGTCGCACCAGGTGATGCCAGTGCTTTAAAAGAAATGCAGTCTGGCCGCAGTCAGTTGGCCATGAGTTTGCAGTCAGTCGGGTTAAAGCTGGAGTCTTTGCAGATTAGCCGTGATGACACCGCACAAGACAGGCCACACTATGCAGCAGGATAA
- a CDS encoding flagellar protein FliT has product MSQALINTYESAAKLMEQMLIAARQNAWEKVTELEQSYMLKLEVVKSLEQTMRLESEPLTPVLNARKQALVQKILADDGEIRNLLYPVMHRITDMIFDAQLHARIPPDGL; this is encoded by the coding sequence ATGTCACAAGCACTGATTAACACTTATGAGTCTGCTGCCAAATTAATGGAGCAGATGCTGATTGCGGCGCGACAGAATGCCTGGGAAAAAGTCACCGAGCTTGAGCAGTCTTACATGCTCAAACTCGAAGTGGTTAAAAGCCTGGAGCAAACCATGCGCCTGGAATCTGAGCCTTTAACACCTGTGCTCAATGCGCGTAAGCAGGCATTGGTACAGAAAATTCTGGCCGATGATGGCGAAATACGAAATTTGCTTTATCCGGTGATGCACCGCATCACCGATATGATCTTTGATGCGCAGTTACATGCGCGCATCCCGCCGGATGGCTTATAG
- the fliS gene encoding flagellar export chaperone FliS yields the protein MKKSGVNAYASVGLETGVVDASPLKLIVMLYDGAISACIHAQQAMAQHDIAKKGEYLTQAVTIVDSGLRACLDKRAGGNIAQNLDQLYQYMTRTLMEASVRQDVKKVQEIQQLLMELKSAWETLEKSALARPVQADMSLGQMVAQKTHELQHMGQVNRLATAGA from the coding sequence ATGAAAAAATCAGGTGTCAATGCTTATGCAAGCGTAGGGTTGGAAACCGGCGTGGTTGATGCCAGCCCATTGAAATTGATTGTGATGTTGTATGACGGCGCGATTTCAGCCTGCATTCATGCCCAGCAAGCCATGGCGCAACATGATATTGCCAAAAAAGGTGAATACCTGACGCAGGCAGTGACCATCGTCGATAGCGGCTTGCGTGCCTGCCTGGACAAACGTGCGGGTGGCAATATCGCACAAAATCTGGATCAGCTTTATCAATATATGACCCGTACCCTGATGGAAGCCAGTGTGCGTCAGGATGTAAAAAAAGTACAAGAAATTCAACAATTGCTGATGGAATTAAAAAGCGCGTGGGAAACACTGGAAAAATCAGCGTTAGCACGTCCAGTACAAGCGGATATGTCTCTGGGCCAGATGGTCGCCCAGAAAACACATGAATTGCAACACATGGGACAAGTTAACCGTTTGGCCACCGCCGGAGCCTAA